A section of the Euwallacea fornicatus isolate EFF26 chromosome 24, ASM4011564v1, whole genome shotgun sequence genome encodes:
- the LOC136346652 gene encoding uncharacterized protein isoform X2 — translation MEDRNELEFENQYIPKDECSAIISQNEEEGIIDVLVDIHEQNVSEERRRNVKDRPKPNIQRPPGKKQLINPQRELLNLARDYLQRSDEYEHLGITWANELKKMSPDQQIQAKKAIHDILYEGQLGTLHRHSVKINELSINVRQLIPQSKRTNWSYTSTPLPSPQSTIPQINTDQSSRSYDNS, via the exons ATGGAAGATAGAAATGAATTGGAATTTGAAA aCCAGTATATCCCTAAGGACGAATGTTCTGCGATAATATCCCAAAATGAAGAGGAAGGGATCATAGATGTCTTGGTAGATATACACGAGCAAAATGTATCAGAG GAGCGACGTAGAAATGTTAAAGATAGGCCGAAACCAAACATCCAGCGACCCCCAGGAAAAAAGCAACTAATCAATCCCCAAAgagaattattaaatttggcaCGTGACTATTTACAAAGGTCTGATGAATATGAACATCTGGGAATAACATGGGcgaatgaattaaaaaagatGAGCCCTGACCAACAAATTCAAGCAAAAAAAGCTATTCACGACATTTTGTATGAGGGACAGTTGGGGACTTTACATAGACACTCCGTAAAGATCAATGAACTTTCAATAAATGTTCGACAACTAATTCCTCAATCGAAAAGAACAAATTGGTCATATACATCCACACCTCTCCCATCACCGCAATCGACAATTCCACAAATTAATACGGATCAGTCATCACGTTCATATGACAACtcgtaa
- the LOC136346651 gene encoding arf-GAP with dual PH domain-containing protein 1-like encodes MERNERILCELLKYSGNNVCADCGSKNIEYAAYNIGIFICARCSGIHRSLGVHISKVKHLKLDRWDDYQIDRMKEVGNTKAKMKYEERVPPCYRVPKEDDPPVLVEQWIQAKYQREEFCHPERQKYTSGYYSGFLMKRGKEDSRYRSRKFILSEKDDTLSYFITEYKEPKLPKAVLRISELNVVLAPEKMNVHPYSLQITFLKDGTTRHIYVYHEKAEEITNWYMAIRCAKLHRLQVAYPSASESELANFLTEDFAREGWLWKTGPRISDGFKKRWFALDNRKLMYHDDPMDSNPKGEIFIGHSSDGYSLKMGVSTGVRDQGFSFMLATPERVFNLSAQSEVDRDLWIEVLERVIERPLTPQDIAVSNRLVRKRTNTNSMSIFSPR; translated from the exons ATGGAACGAAATGAAAGAATTTTATGcgaacttttgaaatattcaggGAATAACGTGTGTGCGGATTGCGGCTCAAAGA ACATTGAATATGCCGCATACAATATTGGCATATTCATTTGCGCCCGATGCTCGGGCATACACAGAAGCCTTGGAGTCCACATAAGTAAAgtgaaacatttaaaactagACAGATGGGATGATTATCAAATTGATCGTATGAAGGAAGTGGGGAACACTAAAGCCAAAATGAAATACGAAGAAAGAGTGCCTCCATGCTACCGGGTGCCAAAGGAAGACGATCCTCC AGTTTTGGTCGAACAATGGATTCAAGCAAAGTACCAGAGGGAAGAGTTCTGTCATCCGGAACGCCAAAAGTACACTAGTGGATACTATTCaggttttttaatgaaaagagGAAAAGAAGATAGTAG GTACCGATCACGAAAGTTCATCTTATCAGAAAAAGATGACACTCTAAGTTATTTCATCACCGAGTATAAGGAGCCTAAGTTGCCCAAGGCGGTTCTTAGGATATCCgaattgaatgtagttttagCGCCCGAGAAAATGAACGTACATCCGTATTCCTTACAG ATTACATTTCTGAAAGACGGCACAACACGACACATTTACGTCTACCACGAAAAGGCTGAAGAGATCACCAATTGGTACATGGCTATCCGCTGTGCTAAGCTTCACAGATTACag GTTGCATATCCATCTGCCAGCGAATCTGAATTGGCCAACTTCCTAACCGAAGATTTCGCACGGGAGGGTTGGTTGTGGAAAACCGGGCCTAGGATAAGCGATGGTTTCAAAAAGAGATGGTTCGCCTTGgacaatagaaaattaatgTACCACGATGATCCCATGGATTCCAACCCTAAAGGGGAAATTTTCATCG GTCATTCATCGGATGGCTATAGTCTTAAAATGGGTGTATCTACCGGAGTGAGAGATCAAGGTTTTTCCTTCATGCTTGCCACACCAGAAAGGGTATTTAATCTGTCCGCACAATCGGAGGTCGATCGAGACTTGTGGATCGAAGTGTTAGAAAGGGTGATTGAGAGACCGCTGACGCCTCAAGATATCGCAG TCTCAAACCGCCTTGTGCGCAAAAGAACGAATACGAACTCCATGAGCATATTCTCGCCTAGGTAG
- the LOC136346652 gene encoding uncharacterized protein isoform X1 → MAKRNKDREFVIEFLQLYREYPALWKIKSTEYSDRNLKDNAYKVLIEKYKEIDPKADKETVKKKINSLRTNYRKELTKVKASYKSGTNTDDIYVPALWYFNELNFLQDQYIPKDECSAIISQNEEEGIIDVLVDIHEQNVSEERRRNVKDRPKPNIQRPPGKKQLINPQRELLNLARDYLQRSDEYEHLGITWANELKKMSPDQQIQAKKAIHDILYEGQLGTLHRHSVKINELSINVRQLIPQSKRTNWSYTSTPLPSPQSTIPQINTDQSSRSYDNS, encoded by the exons ATGGCGAAGCGAAATAAAGACCGTGAAtttgttattgaatttttgcaaCTATATCGTGAATATCCAGCATTATGGAAGATTAAAAGTACAGAATACAGTGATAGAAACTTAAAAGATAATGCATATAAAgtgttaattgaaaaatataaggaGATTGACCCGAAAGCAGACAAAGAaactgtgaaaaaaaaaattaatagtttgaGAACTAATTATAGAAAAGAACTGACGAAAGTAAAAGCATCCTACAAGTCGGGAACTAACACCGATGATATTTATGTGCCTGCATTATGGTATTTTaatgaacttaattttttacaagaCCAGTATATCCCTAAGGACGAATGTTCTGCGATAATATCCCAAAATGAAGAGGAAGGGATCATAGATGTCTTGGTAGATATACACGAGCAAAATGTATCAGAG GAGCGACGTAGAAATGTTAAAGATAGGCCGAAACCAAACATCCAGCGACCCCCAGGAAAAAAGCAACTAATCAATCCCCAAAgagaattattaaatttggcaCGTGACTATTTACAAAGGTCTGATGAATATGAACATCTGGGAATAACATGGGcgaatgaattaaaaaagatGAGCCCTGACCAACAAATTCAAGCAAAAAAAGCTATTCACGACATTTTGTATGAGGGACAGTTGGGGACTTTACATAGACACTCCGTAAAGATCAATGAACTTTCAATAAATGTTCGACAACTAATTCCTCAATCGAAAAGAACAAATTGGTCATATACATCCACACCTCTCCCATCACCGCAATCGACAATTCCACAAATTAATACGGATCAGTCATCACGTTCATATGACAACtcgtaa
- the Dcps gene encoding m7GpppX diphosphatase, producing MAAVEVGNGDAIPNKRQKLDENSSDSIHCSLKDLSAFKLKTVLHNNTTRKTVCLQGTFESTEGNALVILEKTAFAGENLVPESEYFTERSLLSKVFHNDAYGDYKYFPVPELNTIKTTVIHPATDKHILKYSIQQNYMVDETPEIYNSVILPHITKDKFDLQWVYNILEHKSESDRILVEDADPINGFVTVPDLKWNGEVDTLYFLAICNRRDLKSLRDLTGDHLSLLKNIQAKTKATIQEKYNLDSSQLRIYLHYQPSFYHLHVHFTYLRHEAPGILAERAHLLATVISNLELMSDYYQKVTIPFVVRENDGLFSKFEEKGILKKQDGKSVV from the exons ATGGCCGCTGTGGAAGTTGGAAACGGTGACGCTATACCAaataaaaggcaaaaattggATGAGAATTCATCAGATTCCATCCATTGCTCTCTCAAAGATCTATCTGCCTTTAAACTAAAAACGGTCTTACATAATAATACTACACGAAAAACGGTTTGCTTACAAGGAACCTTTGAATCTACAGAGGGAAATGCATTGGTGATATTGGAAAAAACAGCATTTGCGGGGGAAAATTTAGTTCCAGAGAGTGAATATTTTACAGAACGAAGTCTACTGTCTAAAGTTTTCCATAATGATGCATATGGAGATTATAAGTACTTCCCAGTACCTGAATTAAACA CAATAAAAACAACTGTAATTCATCCAGCTACAGATAAACATATTCTCAAATATTCTATACAGCAGAATTATATGGTGGATGAAACACCTGAGATTTATAACAGTGTAATTTTGCCTCATATTACGAAGGATAAATTTGATCTTCAA TGGGTTTACAATATATTAGAGCATAAGTCAGAAAGTGATAGAATTCTTGTTGAAGATGCTGACCCTATAAACGGTTTTGTAACAGTTCCTGATCTCAAGTGGAATGGGGAAGTTGATACTTTATATTTCTTAGCAATATGCAATAGAAGAGACCTGAAATCTTTACGTGATTTAACTGGGGACCATCTTTCATTGCTTAAGAATATTCAGGCAAAAACAAAGgcaa caatccaagaaaaatacaacctgGACAGCTCACAACTGCGGATTTATCTACATTATCAACCGAGTTTCTACCATTTACACGTCCATTTCACCTACTTACGACACGAGGCACCAGGAATCTTGGCTGAGAGGGCACATCTTTTAGCTACTGTGATCAGCAACTTAGAATTAATGTCCGACTATTATCAGAAAGTGACAATTCCCTTTGTTGTGCGGGAAAACGATGGGctgttttcgaaatttgaagaaaaaggcATATTGAAAAAGCAAGATGGAAAGTCGGTTGTATAA
- the LOC136346646 gene encoding uncharacterized protein, which yields MESRLYKSVVIELRPKLRSANVFIVLKEDCPETASISLSENNFSVSLGDNRQFSTYLQDFKAEASTLSSLKISKKHISFRFFTSHSNSGSFKTELIENSSSSDKSEHFNDIQPNTSYTIACVNCQRNLCSSTLTFRRVLPLPDTLDQNDWFCHAHASNQVQASSLEPTLKDFFYTACYMHLSKNSIKNFLSKNEVVVCKFCLNWLGIHSQNSTLRLWFNTVTITDIGGTVIQTNGLSDVFLTIANLFRNSLFNSLRTVFRYRKSNGASNFLLLWVLEKQLKISFSDKDALDKEMEVAKALFMFLENEKHEVLEQWLNDQTVELVDVSRNMMLEVLKHLYKCHELFPAEFAKSNGFLVSYLFMYE from the coding sequence ATGGAAAGTCGGTTGTATAAGTCAGTGGTCATTGAATTGAGACCTAAGCTGAGAAGCGccaatgtttttattgttttaaaggaGGATTGTCCTGAAACAGCCAGCATTAGTTTaagtgaaaacaattttagtgTAAGTTTAGGTGATAATAGGCAGTTTTCGACGTATTTGCAGGATTTTAAGGCAGAGGCTTCAACCTTATCATCAttgaaaatctcaaaaaagcACATCTCTTTTAGGTTCTTCACTTCTCACTCAAATTCGGGCAGCTTTAAAACTGAACTTATTGAAAACAGTTCAAGTAGTGATAAATCTGAACACTTTAATGATATTCAACCTAATACTTCTTATACCATTGCCTGCGTTAATTGCCAAAGAAATTTATGTTCGTCTACTTTAACCTTTAGAAGGGTTTTGCCCCTACCCGACACTCTAGACCAAAACGATTGGTTCTGTCATGCACATGCCTCAAATCAAGTACAGGCTAGCAGCTTGGAGCCTACTTTAAAGGACTTCTTTTATACTGCTTGCTACATGCATCTTAGCAAGAACAGTATAAAGAATTTCCTGTCGAAAAACGAGGTTGTGGTTTGTAAATTTTGCCTCAATTGGTTGGGGATCCATAGTCAAAATTCGACTCTAAGGTTGTGGTTTAATACAGTAACAATTACGGATATTGGAGGAACCGTTATTCAGACGAACGGTTTGTCAGATGTGTTTTTAACAATTGCAAATCTCTTCCGAAATAGCTTATTTAACTCCTTAAGGACAGTTTTTCGGTATAGAAAGTCAAACGGTGCCAGCAATTTTCTGCTGCTGTGGGTTTTAGAAAAACAacttaaaattagttttagtgATAAAGACGCATTAGATAAAGAGATGGAGGTGGCTAAAGCATTGTTTAtgtttctcgaaaacgaaaaACATGAGGTGCTCGAACAGTGGCTGAATGACCAGACTGTCGAGTTAGTCGATGTCTCGCGGAATATGATGCTGGAagtattaaaacatttatataaATGTCATGAGCTCTTTCCTGCTGAGTTCGCAAAGTCTAATGGTTTTTTGGTAtcttatttgtttatgtacGAATAA